The Cucumis melo cultivar AY chromosome 5, USDA_Cmelo_AY_1.0, whole genome shotgun sequence genome has a segment encoding these proteins:
- the LOC103498077 gene encoding pseudo histidine-containing phosphotransfer protein 5, which yields MDNNFGLHQEIAEMRQSLFSDGILSDQFVQVEQLGFDDPHFLQRLLTVYFRESTQSIASLENALERPSCNLRTLERPLHKFKGASASIGAIRVTREVDLALQACREDDVPGAKAAVERINNEYIRLRRRLQDYFQLMRQAGPSERAVRPR from the exons atggacaataatttTGGCCTGCACCAAGAGATTGCTGAAATGAGACAATCGTTATTCAGTGAT GGAATTTTGAGTGACCAATTTGTGCAAGTTGAGCAATTAGGGTTTGATGATCCACACTTTCTCCAGAGGCTTCTCACTGTGTACTTTAGAGAATCAACCCAGTCTATAGCTTCTTTAGAAAATGCACT GGAGCGACCTTCTTGCAATCTCAGAACACTGGAAAGGCCACTTCATAAGTTTAAGGGGGCTAGCGCTAG CATTGGTGCCATTAGAGTGACCCGTGAAGTAGATCTTGCCCTCCAAGCTTGCAGAGAGGATGACGTGCCCGG GGCTAAAGCTGCTGTGGAACGGATAAATAATGAATACATACGACTACGTCGTAGGCTCCAGGACTACTTCCAG CTAATGCGACAAGCTGGACCTTCGGAGCGTGCTGTTCGTCCAAGATAG
- the LOC103498092 gene encoding uncharacterized protein C3F10.06c isoform X1: MEDGAKLSIYKAVRNIKRRDNTLYNALRSIYEDSIFVGEISQLWPELPLLANLRCGLWYSPKFHSNCYFKSTDGHNNNWSFNTSRLNLHVAQLAGQKGGCIIVDSTRRGKRFPDSMSKTIPIWTCVLNRSISKHLKKIHGSSSELGEPSTSAVLAENGKECTVGWDCSLHLPLWVSETEKAAIEERLEEWTKQLDDCGADVTTLASILRKPLRPLWISQRSVIWLNEVPDHDSWDFTPIILVTASFSTGVVQQRTTTEFSWNYISGAGDDEESWARGLTPNLFWNHAHDLMSSGPDICNQKVAEIVEKDRVYRALRGNDAPQISVKSRKGSSTQVPPIEQMLSFDISDAELDAKSSDGNCGLSWLGSTRLAVGSSQNAVTASNVDCILNCDQESLSVCLPVASAYLHLPMMMSKLDRFSLSRNLASAVDFAKLNLNQGKRLLVCCSNGEDISICVCLAILTSLFDDEGTFDCGKSFDNTHITKLEMRRRLVYICKFATNARPSRGNLRQVFNFLSGGRTD, translated from the exons ATGGAGGACGGCGCGAAGCTGAGCATATACAAGGCCGTCAGAAACATAAAACGTAGAGATAATACTCTCTACAACGCTCTCAGATCAATTTACGAGGACTCTATTTTCGTCGGCGAGATCTCCCAGCTATGGCCGGAGCTTCCTCTTCTCGCAAATCTCCGTTGCGGCCTTTGGTATTCCCCGAAGTTTCACTCCAATTGCTACTTCAAGTCCACCGACGGCCACAACAACAACTGGTCTTTCAATACTTCCCGCCTCAACCTTCATGTGGCGCAATTGGCTG GACAGAAGGGAGGGTGTATTATAGTTGATTCCACTCGAAGAGGAAAGCGCTTTCCTGATAGCATGTCCAAAACAATACCCATTTGGACTTGTGTTTTGAATCGGTCTATAAGCAAACATTTAAAGAAAATCCACGGCAGTTCATCGGAGCTAGGG GAGCCTTCCACTTCTGCTGTGCTTGctgaaaatggaaaagaatGTACTGTTGGTTGGGACTGTTCCTTGCATTTACCCCTTTGGGTTTCTGAGACCGAGAAAGCTGCTATTGAGGAACGTCTTGAAGAATGGACGAAACAGTTAGATGACTGTGGAGCTGATGTTACCACATTGGCATCAATCTTGAGAAAGCCATTACGCCCCTTGTGGATTTCACAGAGATCGGTTATTTGGTTGAACGAAGTACCAGATCATGATTCCTGGGATTTCACCCCCATTATACTTGTTACTGCTTCGTTCTCTACTGGTGTGGTTCAACAAAGGACCACCACAGAGTTTAGCTGGAACTACATTTCTGGAGCAGGAGACGATGAAGAAAGTTGGGCAAGAGGCTTGACTCCAAATCTGTTTTGGAATCACGCACATGATCTTATGAGCTCTGGGCCTGATATCTGTAATCAGAAGGTAGCTGAAATAGTTGAAAAGGACAGAGTATATCGAGCACTAAGGGGAAACGATGCACCTCAGATCAGTGTTAAATCTCGGAAAGGATCATCAACTCAAGTCCCACCTATAGAGCAAATGTTATCTTTTGATATTTCTGATGCTGAGCTAGATGCAAAGTCTTCTGACGGAAATTGTGGATTATCTTGGCTTGGTTCAACTAGACTTGCAGTAGGCTCATCTCAAAATG CTGTGACTGCGAGCAATGTTGATTGCATTTTAAATTGCGATCAAGAGTCCTTATCTGTTTGCCTTCCGGTTGCTAGTGCATATCTTCATCTACCTATGATG ATGTCAAAACTGGATCGATTTTCCCTGTCGCGAAACCTTGCTTCTGCCGTAGATTTTGCAAAGTTGAATCTTAACCAAGGGAAAAGACTTCTGGTTTGCTGTAGCAATG GAGAAGATATTAGCATATGTGTTTGTTTGGCAATACTGACATCTCTATTTGACGACGAAG GAACTTTCGATTGTGGGAAATCTTTTGACAACACGCATATTACGAAATTGGAAATGAGAAGACGACTCGTATACATCTGTAAATTTGCAACAAATGCAAGGCCTTCCAGAGGAAATTTGAGGCAGGTTTTCAATTTTCTTAGTGGAGGAAGAACTGATTAA
- the LOC103498092 gene encoding uncharacterized protein C3F10.06c isoform X2, which produces MWRNWLKGGCIIVDSTRRGKRFPDSMSKTIPIWTCVLNRSISKHLKKIHGSSSELGEPSTSAVLAENGKECTVGWDCSLHLPLWVSETEKAAIEERLEEWTKQLDDCGADVTTLASILRKPLRPLWISQRSVIWLNEVPDHDSWDFTPIILVTASFSTGVVQQRTTTEFSWNYISGAGDDEESWARGLTPNLFWNHAHDLMSSGPDICNQKVAEIVEKDRVYRALRGNDAPQISVKSRKGSSTQVPPIEQMLSFDISDAELDAKSSDGNCGLSWLGSTRLAVGSSQNAVTASNVDCILNCDQESLSVCLPVASAYLHLPMMMSKLDRFSLSRNLASAVDFAKLNLNQGKRLLVCCSNGEDISICVCLAILTSLFDDEGTFDCGKSFDNTHITKLEMRRRLVYICKFATNARPSRGNLRQVFNFLSGGRTD; this is translated from the exons ATGTGGCGCAATTGGCTG AAGGGAGGGTGTATTATAGTTGATTCCACTCGAAGAGGAAAGCGCTTTCCTGATAGCATGTCCAAAACAATACCCATTTGGACTTGTGTTTTGAATCGGTCTATAAGCAAACATTTAAAGAAAATCCACGGCAGTTCATCGGAGCTAGGG GAGCCTTCCACTTCTGCTGTGCTTGctgaaaatggaaaagaatGTACTGTTGGTTGGGACTGTTCCTTGCATTTACCCCTTTGGGTTTCTGAGACCGAGAAAGCTGCTATTGAGGAACGTCTTGAAGAATGGACGAAACAGTTAGATGACTGTGGAGCTGATGTTACCACATTGGCATCAATCTTGAGAAAGCCATTACGCCCCTTGTGGATTTCACAGAGATCGGTTATTTGGTTGAACGAAGTACCAGATCATGATTCCTGGGATTTCACCCCCATTATACTTGTTACTGCTTCGTTCTCTACTGGTGTGGTTCAACAAAGGACCACCACAGAGTTTAGCTGGAACTACATTTCTGGAGCAGGAGACGATGAAGAAAGTTGGGCAAGAGGCTTGACTCCAAATCTGTTTTGGAATCACGCACATGATCTTATGAGCTCTGGGCCTGATATCTGTAATCAGAAGGTAGCTGAAATAGTTGAAAAGGACAGAGTATATCGAGCACTAAGGGGAAACGATGCACCTCAGATCAGTGTTAAATCTCGGAAAGGATCATCAACTCAAGTCCCACCTATAGAGCAAATGTTATCTTTTGATATTTCTGATGCTGAGCTAGATGCAAAGTCTTCTGACGGAAATTGTGGATTATCTTGGCTTGGTTCAACTAGACTTGCAGTAGGCTCATCTCAAAATG CTGTGACTGCGAGCAATGTTGATTGCATTTTAAATTGCGATCAAGAGTCCTTATCTGTTTGCCTTCCGGTTGCTAGTGCATATCTTCATCTACCTATGATG ATGTCAAAACTGGATCGATTTTCCCTGTCGCGAAACCTTGCTTCTGCCGTAGATTTTGCAAAGTTGAATCTTAACCAAGGGAAAAGACTTCTGGTTTGCTGTAGCAATG GAGAAGATATTAGCATATGTGTTTGTTTGGCAATACTGACATCTCTATTTGACGACGAAG GAACTTTCGATTGTGGGAAATCTTTTGACAACACGCATATTACGAAATTGGAAATGAGAAGACGACTCGTATACATCTGTAAATTTGCAACAAATGCAAGGCCTTCCAGAGGAAATTTGAGGCAGGTTTTCAATTTTCTTAGTGGAGGAAGAACTGATTAA
- the LOC103498106 gene encoding cytochrome B5-like protein produces the protein MVIVIAALLLSVLLGALFLIPRDRNAQKVQLNPINKSSKVYYSKDEVSVHNKRTDCWVIIKNKVYDVTSYVEEHPGGDAILTHAGDDSTEGFYGPQHATRVFDMIEDFYIGDLKL, from the exons ATGGTGATAGTGATAGCTGCATTGCTTCTCAGTGTTTTGTTGGGAGCTCTATTTTTAATCCCACGCGACC GAAATGCACAGAAGGTCCAACTAAATCCTATTAACAAG TCATCTAAAGTCTACTACAGTAAAGATGAAGTCTCGGTTCATAACAAGAGAACTGATTGTTGGGTCATTATCAAGAACAAG GTGTATGATGTGACCTCCTATGTTGAAGAACATCCTGGAGGGGATGCCATCCTAACACATGCTGGGGATGATTCTACAGAAGGGTTTTATGG GCCACAACACGCAACTCGAGTCTTTGACATGATTGAAGACTTCTATATTGGAGATCTGAAGCTGTAG
- the LOC103498112 gene encoding mitochondrial import inner membrane translocase subunit TIM17-2-like has translation MGTPETSREPCPDRILDDIGGAFGMGAVGGSAFHFIKGLYNSPKGSRIIGGTQAVRMNAPRVGGSFAVWGGLFSAFDCTMVYVRQKEDPWNSIIAGAATGGFLQMRQGPASAARSALFGGVLLALIEGAGIMLNKVLSQQQNMPVVIEEPAGMGGVPGYPTGQLPGRAPPMSLPQAELASISSSSSSSSSSSSSDSGNGSWFGGWFGGGKKKESEVSSGGSETTILESFDAPPVPNFEFK, from the coding sequence ATGGGAACGCCGGAAACTTCCAGGGAACCTTGCCCCGATCGTATTCTCGATGATATAGGCGGCGCTTTCGGCATGGGAGCTGTCGGTGGTTCAGCTTTTCACTTTATTAAAGGTCTTTACAATTCTCCCAAGGGATCCAGGATTATCGGCGGTACTCAGGCTGTCCGAATGAATGCGCCGCGCGTCGGTGGAAGCTTCGCGGTTTGGGGTGGTTTATTCTCTGCTTTCGATTGTACCATGGTCTATGTCCGCCAGAAGGAGGATCCATGGAATTCAATTATCGCTGGCGCCGCTACCGGAGGTTTTCTTCAGATGCGACAGGGACCTGCATCGGCAGCTCGTTCGGCGTTGTTTGGCGGCGTTCTGTTGGCTTTGATTGAAGGAGCTGGAATTATGCTCAACAAAGTTCTGAGCCAGCAACAGAATATGCCTGTTGTGATTGAGGAGCCTGCTGGTATGGGTGGTGTGCCTGGGTATCCTACAGGCCAGCTACCTGGCCGTGCTCCTCCCATGTCTCTGCCACAAGCTGAATTAGCAagtatttcttcttcttcttcttcttcttcttcttcttcttcttcagatTCTGGTAATGGCTCGTGGTTCGGAGGTTGGTTTGGCGGAGGTAAGAAGAAGGAATCAGAAGTATCGAGTGGAGGAAGCGAGACGACGATTTTGGAGAGCTTCGATGCACCGCCTGTGCCAAATTTTGAGTTcaagtaa
- the LOC103498120 gene encoding probable 3-hydroxyisobutyrate dehydrogenase-like 1, mitochondrial translates to MPLQFTLRSLYTQSQKLTPTLSLPFLSFLRRTMSTSGDIVSPSTTRVGWIGTGVMGCSMCSHIIKAGYKLTVFNRTISKAQPLLDLGANLASSPLAVAAQSDVVFSIVGYPSDVRSVLLDPTSGALAGLRPGGVLVDMTTSEPSLASEIAAAATAKGCGAIDAPVSGGDRGAKNATLAIFAGGDEGEVRRLSPLFSLLGKVNYMGESGKGQFAKLANQITIASTMVGLVEGMIYAKKAGLDVGLFLNAISTGAAGSKSLDLYGSRILKRDFEPGFFVNHFVKDLGICLKECQNMGLALPGLALAQQLYVSLKAYGEGNLGTQALILSVERLNNVSLDDGGSRANGSS, encoded by the coding sequence atgCCATTGCAATTCACTCTTCGATCTCTATATACTCAATCCCAAAAACTAACCCCCACCCTATCCCTTCCCTTCCTCTCTTTCCTCCGCCGCACAATGTCAACTTCCGGCGACATCGTCAGCCCTTCAACTACCCGCGTCGGTTGGATCGGCACCGGCGTTATGGGCTGCTCCATGTGCTCTCACATCATTAAAGCCGGCTACAAACTCACCGTCTTCAATCGCACCATCTCAAAAGCCCAACCCCTCCTCGATTTGGGGGCTAATTTAGCCTCTTCCCCTCTCGCGGTTGCCGCCCAGTCCGACGTCGTTTTCTCCATCGTCGGTTACCCCTCCGACGTCCGCTCTGTTCTCCTCGACCCCACTTCCGGCGCCCTTGCCGGCCTTCGCCCCGGCGGCGTCCTTGTCGACATGACAACTTCCGAACCATCACTCGCCTCTGAAATAGCCGCGGCTGCAACCGCCAAGGGCTGTGGGGCAATCGACGCTCCGGTATCAGGCGGCGATCGTGGAGCGAAGAACGCCACTCTGGCGATCTTTGCCGGCGGTGATGAAGGTGAAGTCCGGCGATTGAGCCCGTTATTTTCTCTTTTAGGGAAAGTGAACTACATGGGGGAAAGTGGGAAAGGTCAATTTGCAAAGCTGGCGAATCAGATCACTATCGCTTCAACAATGGTGGGACTAGTGGAAGGGATGATTTATGCTAAGAAAGCTGGGCTTGATGTGGGTTTGTTCTTGAATGCTATATCAACAGGAGCAGCTGGATCAAAATCTCTGGATTTGTATGGAAGTAGGATTTTGAAAAGGGATTTTGAACCTGGGTTTTTTGTGAACCATTTTGTGAAGGATTTGGGAATTTGTTTGAAGGAATGTCAGAATATGGGGCTTGCTCTTCCTGGATTGGCATTGGCTCAACAGCTTTATGTTTCGCTTAAAGCTTATGGGGAAGGGAATTTAGGGACTCAGGCACTGATTTTGTCTGTAGAAAGGCTCAATAATGTTTCACTTGACGACGGCGGCAGCAGGGCCAATGGTTCTTCGTGA